The genomic interval TGGCGCGCATACCTTTCAAAATGAAGCGCATCAATTGGTAAAAACCGAAATTAAAAAACACTTAAAAGAGCTTTTAGCCATGAGTCCCGAAACTCGAATCGAACAGCGTATTGCAAAGTTCTGTGCAATGGGTGTTGTGGTTGAAAATTAATTCTTACCGATTGTAGTGCACCTGAAAATCTACAAGTGAATCGCTTGAATTTATTGTATTTAAAATACTACCACTGCTCAGATTATAAAACTGCATTGTTTTATTTTCTATCAGTATAAGTTGATTTCCTGCCACATCTAAGCGCATTTTTGTAGCAAATATGCCGGGTATAAACAAGGAGTAATTTTGTGGTGAATAACTGAATTTATAAATTCCATTACTTGCACTAACAATGTACTCGGAGCCGGAAATTTGTACTACCGAAAGTATTTTACCTCCTAATGAAAATGGGTAAGTATAGCTCAATCCATTTCCTGCTTTTTCGTATACACTTATTTTACCTGTATTTCCTTGATTGTAAAAAATAAAAAAATCACTCGCGTTTTTCGGAAACATTTCAACTACAGATCCCGAAAAATTAACCTCCTGAACCGCTGACCCAGCAGGTAAAGTATACAAAACTAGCTTTTGAGCTCCTCCAACAAATGAAACTTGTTCGGAGAGTAGATAATTTGAAGAAATACCTATTTTTTGAGGATAGTAAATTCCAGCAGCAGTGCTTGCATTATAAACAATTGCTCCTGTGTAATCAAATCCCTTAATAAATCCGGAGTTATAACTAACATAAATTACATTGCTCGAAGTAGAAATTGATCGAAAGCTAGGATAGGTGCTTCCAACCGGGAGTTGACTCCAATAGGTTGAATAATCACTCACATTTACAGATTGAAACTTACCATTAAATCCACCACAAGTTATCAGGTGATTGTATTTTGAATCCATGGCCGATCCTATGTAATCGCCATTCAGTGAATAAGCAAAGTTTGTTGTATTGGTTGAATCGAGTTTGTAAACACTGTAATTCGCCTGATTGTAACCTATGAAAAATACAGCACGTTTCATTAATGCTAATTCCTGTAGGTAAATTTTTGTGAAATAACCTTTCTCATTGTTGCCATCGCTTGCTAGAATTGATAGAGTATAGTCTCCACTTAATAAAGCGGTATTTGATAATGGCAATATTTGCTCTACCAGTTGTTCATTATCCAGATCATGCAGCGTAATGGTAGAAAGCACTTGAATCCCATTTTCATCCAACAAAGCTATCTGTACAAATTCGATGGGCGATTCATCACTCACTGTAAACTTAACAGGAATTGACTCCCCTACTAAAAAAGTTTGATTTTGAAGCGGTGCAAGCACAGTAACAAGCGGAGCAGTTGAATCTTTATCCTTATTGCACCTGCAGGAAAATAGCAAGTTTGCTAGGAAAATATAAACAAAAACTATTTTAGAAAAATTCAGCATCTAGTATCTACAAAAGATTTATCTAAAAAATCTCTTGTGAATTTACTGAATTATGCACAATCTGCAAGTTATCTTCCCCGATCATAATCTACCACAAGTTTTGAACTCAATGCTTGTGATTGACATGTCAAAATAAAGCCTTCTTCAACTTCTTTATCAAGCAATGCATAATTTACTTTCATATGCACTTTGCCTTCGGTTAATTTAGCTCGACAAGTACAACAAGAGCCCCCTTGGCAAGCGTAAGGCGCATCCAAACCTGCGGCCAACGCTGCTTCCAAAATAGTTTCTCCCGGTTTTAACTTTACTGTTATTTCGTCTCCATCACAAATAATGGTGGCTTCACTTTCAACAATTGTAAGCTCTTTTACTTCCTTTTGTTCTTCAACAGGAGCTGAAAAATATTCAACATGAATGCGTGTTGCATCCACCTTCTTTTCTTTTAATGCAGCTACAGCACCGTCCATCATTCCGGTTGGTCCACATATGAAATATTCATTATCACCCGACAAATCAATCCACTTATCAAGCAAATAGGTATTCTTTTCGAGATTCATTATCCCTTTATTTTCCGCTGCCAACTCATTCCCTCCTTTATTTAAAATATAAACAACCTTCAAACGATCTTTATTTGAAGTAGCTATTGCATCGAGTTGTTTTTTAAAAATTATAGAGGCTTCATCTTCGTTACCATAAAATAAAACAATGTTGCTCATAGGTTCTATTTGCAATACCGATTTCAAAATGCTCATCATTGGTGTAATACCACTTCCTCCTGCAAAAAGAACATAATTTTTTTTATTGGATTTTGACAAAGGTGAATGGAAATTACCCATAGGTGTCATAACTTCCAACTTATCGCCCACTTTTAAGGTATCATTAATAAATCCGGAACCTTTTCCAAGTTTTACTTTTTTAACAGCAACTGCTAATTTCTCATTTAGTAAATCAGAACTGCAAATCGAATAGGAACGGCGAATTTCAACACCTTCAACAATTAATTTAAGTGTGAGGTATTGCCCGGGCAAATAATTAAATTTTTCTTTTACTACTTCTGGAACATCAAATTCAATTGAAACACAATCTTTGGTTTCGCGATTAATATTGGCTACGGATAAGGAATAAAATGTTGACATACAGAAAAAGCTGTTGAAATAAATACGTTTAATAATCTATTTAAGCTTTACACAAGTTGCTTCAAAGCAATTTCAAAAGCAGTTTGAGTAATGATTTTTTTTGTTGAATTTTTGATAAATGTTTTGCGCAATGCATTATGAATACAGGTAGATGTATCGTCAAATATTGCCTTATCGGTTAGCATTACATCTTCTCCCATAAGATATGAAAATACGCGCGCCATTCCACAGTTGGCAATAAAATCGGGAATCAATGATACTTTTGAATCGGCATATTCAGCGATGGGTCCAAAAAATATTTCAGAATCAGCAAAGGGAACATTTGCACCACAGGCAACC from Bacteroidota bacterium carries:
- a CDS encoding 2Fe-2S iron-sulfur cluster binding domain-containing protein, whose product is MSTFYSLSVANINRETKDCVSIEFDVPEVVKEKFNYLPGQYLTLKLIVEGVEIRRSYSICSSDLLNEKLAVAVKKVKLGKGSGFINDTLKVGDKLEVMTPMGNFHSPLSKSNKKNYVLFAGGSGITPMMSILKSVLQIEPMSNIVLFYGNEDEASIIFKKQLDAIATSNKDRLKVVYILNKGGNELAAENKGIMNLEKNTYLLDKWIDLSGDNEYFICGPTGMMDGAVAALKEKKVDATRIHVEYFSAPVEEQKEVKELTIVESEATIICDGDEITVKLKPGETILEAALAAGLDAPYACQGGSCCTCRAKLTEGKVHMKVNYALLDKEVEEGFILTCQSQALSSKLVVDYDRGR